In a single window of the Candidatus Zymogenus saltonus genome:
- a CDS encoding SIS domain-containing protein, which translates to MWEKFFDHISDMITEVKNSQGNNLKASAELVAKAIESGGIIHTFGTGHSSLLAQEIFCRAGGIVPVNAILDPCFLLSYGAIRSSSMERTPGIASSAIEGHTIRSGDVAIIISNSGRNVAPVEMALKLKKMGLSIIALTSLKHSESVKSGHPSEKKLYDIADVVLDNLGPRGDASFQVPGVKAPMGATSGIIGSILLHSIIIEAVSILASKGKAPAVFQSINAETDQLEELTREFMKYKGRIKHF; encoded by the coding sequence ATGTGGGAAAAATTTTTCGATCACATTTCGGACATGATTACCGAAGTAAAAAACTCGCAGGGTAACAACTTGAAAGCATCTGCAGAACTCGTTGCAAAGGCTATCGAATCCGGAGGTATCATTCATACATTCGGAACTGGTCATTCATCGCTGTTGGCTCAGGAGATATTTTGCAGAGCGGGTGGAATAGTCCCCGTTAATGCAATTCTCGATCCTTGCTTTCTACTCTCCTACGGGGCGATCAGGAGCTCATCGATGGAGAGGACCCCGGGCATTGCCAGCTCCGCGATAGAGGGCCATACAATAAGGTCCGGAGACGTGGCGATAATCATCTCAAACTCGGGGAGAAATGTAGCCCCGGTAGAAATGGCCCTCAAACTAAAAAAGATGGGTCTGTCCATAATAGCCCTCACAAGCCTTAAACATTCAGAAAGCGTTAAGTCCGGTCATCCTTCCGAGAAAAAGCTTTACGATATAGCCGATGTCGTGTTGGACAATTTGGGCCCAAGGGGCGATGCCTCTTTTCAGGTGCCGGGAGTAAAGGCCCCAATGGGAGCTACTTCCGGAATTATAGGCTCTATACTCCTTCATTCCATAATCATAGAAGCGGTATCGATCCTCGCCTCAAAGGGAAAGGCCCCCGCGGTATTTCAGAGCATTAACGCAGAGACCGATCAATTGGAAGAGCTTACAAGAGAGTTTATGAAATACAAGGGGAGAATCAAGCATTTCTGA
- a CDS encoding MFS transporter, with product MAEKFTKKLTNKEIFFYNWGSISLNFIEGVLFAWIMFFYAPTDPKPGQIVYIPIVLTGIILALGRVFDAITDPLIGNFSDNLKSRWGRRKPFIVFGTPLMIIAFIFFWTPPVVGESLYNVLYLGVLFLIYFLFYTAIGIPYDALLAEIALTSEDRVKLTSWKLVYAIIGFMLVAAAAPMYQHWGPFKMGLVVGAIGFVTMYMCLPGIKELPAEFSGADKKIGLWDSLKATFGNRQFLFFGIAIILLYMCYMVLIPVVPYLNDVILDKEPEFVMYLQIEFILFMVASVPLWMWLSKKYAKRTLLRVVSLLLALFFPLFFFVGMIPGVPVIVQPFIVFPFVSIPLGGFMILVYAMMGDVVDYDQMLTGKRRESMYYGVFGFSRKVGFAFAVFSFPILFDIFGAVPGNDLGIRLVWIMLSVVSLIGFFVLFGYKLGDSPEETREIMGIKQR from the coding sequence ATGGCAGAGAAGTTTACAAAGAAGCTCACAAACAAGGAGATATTTTTCTATAACTGGGGCTCCATAAGCCTCAACTTCATTGAAGGAGTGCTTTTTGCGTGGATCATGTTTTTCTACGCCCCAACCGATCCCAAACCGGGCCAGATCGTCTATATACCGATCGTATTAACTGGGATCATCCTGGCGCTGGGAAGGGTTTTCGACGCCATCACCGATCCCCTTATCGGAAATTTCTCCGACAATCTGAAGAGCAGGTGGGGGCGGAGAAAGCCCTTTATCGTCTTCGGAACACCCTTGATGATCATCGCCTTTATATTTTTCTGGACACCGCCCGTGGTCGGGGAGTCGTTGTATAACGTCCTCTATCTGGGAGTTCTGTTCTTGATCTACTTCCTCTTCTACACCGCCATAGGAATCCCCTACGACGCCCTCCTTGCCGAGATAGCCCTGACCTCGGAGGACAGGGTAAAGCTAACTTCCTGGAAGCTCGTCTACGCAATTATCGGCTTTATGCTGGTCGCCGCCGCGGCTCCTATGTACCAACACTGGGGGCCCTTCAAGATGGGCCTTGTCGTGGGGGCCATCGGCTTTGTTACCATGTATATGTGTCTTCCGGGTATTAAGGAGCTTCCCGCGGAGTTTTCCGGCGCCGATAAAAAGATCGGCCTCTGGGACTCTTTAAAGGCCACGTTCGGCAACAGGCAGTTTCTCTTCTTCGGGATAGCCATCATCCTCCTCTACATGTGTTATATGGTTTTAATTCCGGTCGTCCCATATTTGAACGATGTAATTTTGGATAAGGAGCCGGAATTCGTCATGTACCTTCAGATAGAGTTCATACTCTTTATGGTGGCGTCGGTTCCCCTCTGGATGTGGCTCAGCAAGAAATATGCGAAAAGAACTCTTCTCCGTGTCGTGTCTTTATTGTTGGCTCTCTTTTTCCCGCTGTTTTTCTTTGTGGGAATGATTCCCGGGGTGCCGGTTATCGTCCAGCCCTTTATAGTGTTTCCGTTTGTGAGCATACCCCTCGGGGGATTTATGATCCTCGTCTACGCAATGATGGGGGACGTCGTTGACTATGACCAGATGCTCACGGGAAAGAGGCGTGAATCGATGTACTACGGCGTCTTCGGCTTCTCCCGAAAGGTGGGATTCGCCTTTGCGGTTTTTTCATTCCCGATCCTCTTTGATATTTTCGGAGCAGTGCCCGGAAATGATTTGGGGATCCGGCTGGTCTGGATTATGCTGAGTGTAGTCTCCCTTATAGGCTTCTTTGTGCTTTTCGGCTACAAGCTTGGCGACTCCCCCGAAGAGACGAGGGAGATCATGGGTATTAAGCAGAGGTGA
- the nagA gene encoding N-acetylglucosamine-6-phosphate deacetylase: protein MKDVLIKGGRLIRENEILDDMDVLLSGGKIASVDRALHDKAEGAEIVDAGGLYISPGFLDIHIHGAMGEMCEIATLEGMKKISLTLAKYGTTAFLPTLGASPHEDTVRLLKIIAGAKDKVEGAEIVGINMEGPYLNPKWAGAQRADAIRNYSKEELKEYIKVTDGLLTVMGLAPEVEGGMELVSDLKEAGIIPCAVHTDATYDQTTEAMKHGLKLTGHTFNAMRPIHHREPGIIVAAMLTDDLFSEYIADGFHTYTPIIEMAYRLKGEKRLVFVSDSVGGMGIPDGYYEFFGTQCKVSNGRITIGDSDILAGSASPLLFGVKNLHKTSEIIPLPHIIRMATLTPAEVIGVEDRLGSIDVGKDASVILLNDKLDVVRVWVSGKEIRY from the coding sequence TTGAAAGACGTTTTGATTAAAGGCGGTCGCCTGATCAGGGAAAACGAGATCCTCGATGACATGGACGTCCTTCTGTCAGGGGGAAAGATCGCGTCCGTGGACAGGGCGCTTCACGACAAGGCCGAGGGTGCGGAGATCGTAGACGCCGGAGGACTGTATATCTCCCCCGGCTTTCTTGACATCCACATCCACGGGGCGATGGGGGAGATGTGCGAGATCGCAACCCTCGAGGGAATGAAAAAAATATCCCTGACCCTCGCCAAATACGGGACTACGGCCTTCCTTCCCACCCTAGGCGCCTCCCCCCACGAGGATACCGTCCGGCTCCTCAAGATCATCGCCGGAGCAAAGGATAAGGTAGAGGGGGCCGAGATTGTCGGGATAAACATGGAGGGGCCTTACCTCAACCCGAAGTGGGCGGGCGCCCAGAGGGCAGACGCCATAAGGAACTACAGCAAGGAGGAGCTGAAGGAGTATATTAAAGTGACCGACGGCCTCCTTACCGTCATGGGGCTCGCCCCGGAGGTGGAGGGGGGAATGGAACTCGTCTCCGACCTGAAGGAGGCGGGTATTATACCCTGCGCCGTCCACACGGACGCAACGTACGACCAAACGACAGAAGCGATGAAGCACGGCCTCAAGCTCACCGGACATACCTTTAACGCCATGAGGCCTATCCACCATAGAGAGCCGGGAATAATAGTTGCGGCGATGCTTACAGACGATCTTTTTTCGGAGTATATCGCGGACGGCTTCCACACCTACACCCCCATAATCGAGATGGCCTACAGACTCAAGGGTGAGAAGAGACTGGTTTTCGTCTCCGACTCCGTGGGCGGGATGGGAATACCGGACGGCTACTACGAGTTCTTCGGGACACAGTGCAAGGTCTCAAACGGGAGGATCACCATCGGGGACTCCGACATACTGGCGGGGAGCGCAAGCCCCCTCCTCTTCGGCGTAAAGAACCTCCATAAGACCTCGGAGATCATCCCCCTTCCTCACATAATACGGATGGCGACACTGACACCGGCCGAAGTCATAGGCGTTGAAGACCGCCTGGGCAGCATCGATGTCGGGAAGGACGCCAGCGTCATACTGTTGAATGACAAGCTCGACGTCGTCAGGGTATGGGTCAGTGGTAAGGAGATTAGATATTAG
- a CDS encoding 2Fe-2S iron-sulfur cluster binding domain-containing protein: MNIQEFLGNVEGFKEAIEEREILKRVFGDLTLPKDFVESFVSLLHPKSIDVKAVDIIEETPSTKTIRLSPKDGYLPPFRAGQYVSLKVKIGKVLTGRSFTISSPPHTRGYYDVTVRRMEEGFVSHYLMDDVKVGDEFQISAPSGSFYHEPLTDGKDLVFIGGGSGITPFRSIIREVIDRGLDFNIWLIYGSRTTDDVIFGDEFKAISEKHKNINYQLVVSEPPAGYKGVTGFITADVIKDFLGSVKGKTFYMCGPNLMYSFVMPELEKLKVPGRRIKKEAYGPPADITKEPGWPSDVSPDKVFKIKVNGEKTIDAKAGEPILSSLERAGLVSPYLCRSGECSYCRTKVHVGKAFMPDRVPIRESDRWYDYIHSCMAYPLSDMEISY; encoded by the coding sequence ATGAATATTCAGGAGTTTTTAGGTAACGTCGAGGGATTCAAGGAGGCCATAGAGGAGAGGGAGATACTGAAAAGGGTCTTCGGTGATCTCACCCTCCCCAAGGATTTCGTGGAGAGCTTCGTTAGCCTCCTCCACCCGAAGTCGATAGACGTAAAGGCGGTCGATATTATTGAAGAGACCCCATCCACCAAGACAATAAGACTGTCGCCGAAGGACGGCTACCTTCCGCCGTTTCGGGCCGGCCAGTACGTGAGCCTCAAGGTAAAGATCGGAAAGGTCTTGACGGGGCGCTCCTTCACGATCTCGTCTCCGCCCCACACCAGGGGCTACTACGACGTCACGGTAAGGAGGATGGAGGAGGGCTTCGTCTCCCACTACCTTATGGACGACGTAAAGGTGGGGGACGAGTTTCAGATATCGGCGCCGTCCGGCTCCTTCTATCACGAGCCCTTGACCGACGGAAAAGACCTCGTCTTCATCGGCGGCGGCTCCGGGATCACCCCGTTTAGGAGCATCATCAGGGAGGTGATCGACCGGGGACTCGACTTCAATATCTGGTTGATCTACGGAAGCCGCACCACTGACGATGTGATCTTCGGCGACGAGTTCAAGGCTATATCGGAAAAGCACAAGAATATCAACTACCAGCTCGTTGTCTCGGAGCCGCCGGCCGGCTATAAGGGTGTTACTGGATTTATCACGGCCGATGTAATAAAGGACTTTTTGGGCAGCGTAAAGGGGAAGACCTTCTACATGTGCGGGCCGAACCTCATGTACTCCTTCGTGATGCCCGAGCTTGAAAAGCTGAAGGTCCCGGGGAGAAGGATCAAGAAGGAGGCGTACGGCCCGCCGGCGGACATCACAAAGGAGCCGGGCTGGCCCTCGGATGTATCTCCGGATAAGGTTTTCAAGATAAAAGTCAACGGCGAGAAGACGATAGACGCCAAGGCAGGAGAGCCGATCCTTAGCAGCCTCGAAAGGGCGGGGCTGGTGTCCCCCTACCTCTGCAGGAGCGGGGAGTGCAGCTACTGCCGTACGAAGGTCCACGTCGGCAAGGCGTTCATGCCGGACAGGGTTCCCATAAGGGAGTCGGACAGGTGGTACGATTACATCCACTCATGCATGGCCTATCCCCTGTCGGACATGGAGATAAGTTACTGA
- a CDS encoding NAD(P)/FAD-dependent oxidoreductase, producing MAKKYDAVVIGAGLGGMSAATLIAKQGKSVLLLERHNIPGGYATSFCRGRFEFDVALHELSGVKSPEGVPGDLYQYLTAIGVADKVEFIRMPDLYRVVDDNIDMTLPANRDECEEMLMEEFPGEAEGIENFFDTTINLMKDYKGIINSAAARSDDFSVDKFPTFVKNGMKTYGEVLDTFVKDERLKSVLSPYWGYAGLPPSKVPFQLMSAIWDAFLTNPPHHIRGRCQALSNAFMDTFFESGGVVKFNTGVKKINVKDGKVTGVVTDEDEEVTATVVVSNANPLSTMINLVGPENTPREFQREMNSKIIGFSTVNLYIGLDCPSETIGATVHENFLNMGSGIEEAWERGFTMKPPEGILFTCYNVTDPLFSPPGTSVIVMTATAYARPWYMIPPDRYVDVKNRYAEGMLEVGEKYFPGLREHIEVIEVATPVTNMRYTGNPGGAIYGTDQYLSDSGLLRLQHKAPVDGLFFAGAWTIPGGGFQPSIAAGSIAGGRALGKLMK from the coding sequence ATGGCGAAGAAATACGATGCGGTCGTTATCGGGGCGGGGCTGGGAGGGATGTCCGCCGCCACGTTGATCGCAAAGCAGGGGAAAAGCGTACTCCTACTGGAGCGCCACAACATTCCCGGCGGGTACGCCACCTCGTTTTGCCGGGGCAGGTTCGAATTCGACGTGGCCCTCCACGAGCTTTCCGGGGTGAAGAGCCCGGAAGGGGTGCCGGGAGACCTCTACCAGTACCTGACCGCCATCGGGGTGGCCGACAAGGTCGAGTTTATCCGGATGCCGGATCTCTACAGGGTGGTGGACGACAACATCGACATGACCCTGCCGGCGAACCGGGACGAGTGCGAGGAGATGTTGATGGAGGAATTCCCTGGTGAGGCCGAGGGGATCGAGAACTTCTTCGATACGACGATAAACCTCATGAAGGACTACAAGGGAATTATCAACTCCGCGGCTGCCCGCTCGGACGACTTCTCCGTGGATAAATTCCCTACATTCGTAAAAAACGGGATGAAGACCTACGGGGAGGTCCTCGATACCTTTGTAAAGGACGAGAGGTTGAAGAGCGTACTATCCCCCTACTGGGGATACGCCGGCCTTCCCCCTTCCAAGGTCCCGTTTCAGCTCATGTCCGCCATATGGGACGCATTTCTCACAAACCCGCCCCACCACATAAGGGGGAGGTGCCAGGCGCTCTCCAACGCCTTCATGGACACCTTCTTCGAGAGCGGCGGCGTCGTAAAGTTCAACACCGGGGTCAAGAAGATAAACGTGAAGGACGGGAAGGTGACCGGCGTTGTCACCGACGAGGACGAGGAGGTGACGGCCACGGTAGTGGTGTCCAATGCCAACCCCCTCTCCACCATGATAAACCTTGTGGGACCGGAGAACACGCCGAGGGAGTTCCAGAGGGAGATGAACAGCAAGATAATCGGCTTTTCCACCGTGAACCTCTACATCGGGCTCGACTGCCCGTCGGAGACGATAGGGGCTACGGTCCACGAGAACTTCCTCAACATGGGCAGCGGCATAGAGGAGGCGTGGGAGAGGGGCTTCACCATGAAGCCGCCGGAGGGGATACTCTTTACCTGCTACAACGTGACCGACCCGCTCTTCTCGCCCCCGGGGACATCGGTGATCGTGATGACAGCGACCGCCTACGCCCGTCCCTGGTACATGATACCCCCGGACAGATACGTGGACGTGAAGAACCGATACGCAGAGGGTATGCTCGAGGTGGGGGAGAAATACTTCCCCGGATTGAGGGAGCATATCGAGGTGATCGAGGTGGCGACCCCGGTGACCAACATGCGCTACACCGGAAACCCGGGAGGGGCCATCTACGGCACCGACCAGTATCTGTCCGATTCCGGTCTTCTGAGGCTTCAGCACAAGGCCCCGGTAGACGGCCTGTTCTTTGCGGGCGCCTGGACGATTCCGGGAGGCGGATTTCAGCCGTCGATCGCGGCCGGCTCCATCGCCGGCGGCAGGGCCCTTGGCAAATTAATGAAATAG
- a CDS encoding FAD-dependent oxidoreductase produces the protein MVFDKAYKRGDFKIVRLFERVKVGPIEIKNRIVMPAMGLGYTDDYTFTDRFKEYFRERAEGGVGLMLIGPIAIDRVGAAPYVPELFDDRNVEALSRFIEEIKRDTGVKAGTQLFHMGRNAFSYFTGNTPVAPSAIPGKLTGETPREMTKDDIAEVQRAFVDAAKRAVEAGFDYVEPVGCTGYLISQFLSPLTNKRTDEYGGPIENRMRFGIEIVKGIKEAVGDTVAVGIRIAGNDFMEGGHTNKESAIFAAECEKAGADAINVTGGWHETYIPQLTTNVPQGVYLYLARGIKEKVNIPVFASNRLGNPEVAERAIRSKACDLVCWGRPLICDPELPNKVKEGRYDEIVPCIACNQGCFNAVFEGRSVSCILNPRAGRELEFPKKEGKAKKKLKVLIAGGGPAGMEFAVTAGLLGHDVTLYEKESRLGGQINLAMSPPGKRELMNIIESFENRMKKFGVEVRLETELTPEMVKKSNPDVLVVATGAEPIEIKVPGINKPHVISAWDVLMDRVTEIGDNIVIIGGSATGCETAHYIAAMGTPDADTMRFILYHNAEEIEFARELLYKTGKTITVIDMVERLAENVGKTSRWSLMKSLKLLGVNLKPKTKLVEITDDAVIVESNNRQYSIPADTVITAVGAKSVRKLMDAVSGNDIKVITIGDAKGPRKITEAVQEGFEEAYNL, from the coding sequence TTGGTTTTCGATAAAGCCTATAAGAGAGGCGACTTCAAGATTGTAAGGCTCTTCGAGAGGGTCAAGGTCGGCCCGATCGAGATAAAGAACAGGATAGTCATGCCGGCCATGGGGCTTGGCTATACGGACGATTATACTTTCACCGACCGCTTCAAGGAATATTTCAGGGAGAGGGCCGAGGGAGGAGTGGGGCTGATGCTGATCGGCCCGATAGCCATAGACAGAGTCGGAGCCGCCCCTTACGTGCCGGAGCTCTTCGACGACAGGAACGTCGAGGCGCTTAGCCGCTTCATAGAGGAGATAAAGAGGGACACCGGCGTAAAGGCGGGAACGCAGCTCTTCCACATGGGGAGGAACGCCTTTTCCTACTTCACGGGAAATACTCCTGTCGCACCATCCGCAATACCCGGAAAGCTAACCGGTGAGACCCCGAGAGAGATGACAAAAGACGATATCGCCGAGGTCCAGAGAGCCTTCGTTGACGCCGCCAAGCGGGCAGTGGAGGCGGGGTTCGACTACGTGGAGCCGGTGGGGTGCACCGGATACCTCATAAGCCAGTTCCTCTCGCCTCTGACCAACAAACGCACAGACGAGTACGGCGGCCCGATCGAGAACAGGATGCGCTTCGGGATAGAGATAGTCAAGGGGATAAAGGAGGCGGTAGGAGATACGGTCGCAGTGGGAATCAGGATTGCCGGAAACGACTTCATGGAGGGCGGGCACACAAACAAGGAGTCGGCCATCTTCGCCGCGGAGTGCGAAAAAGCGGGGGCCGACGCCATAAACGTGACCGGCGGCTGGCACGAGACCTACATCCCCCAGCTTACCACCAACGTCCCGCAGGGGGTGTACCTCTACCTCGCCAGAGGGATAAAGGAGAAGGTCAACATCCCGGTCTTCGCGTCAAACCGCCTCGGCAACCCTGAGGTGGCCGAGAGGGCGATCAGGTCGAAGGCCTGCGACCTCGTCTGCTGGGGGAGGCCCCTGATATGCGACCCGGAGCTTCCCAACAAGGTAAAGGAGGGGAGGTACGACGAGATCGTCCCCTGCATAGCCTGCAACCAGGGGTGCTTCAACGCGGTATTCGAGGGTAGGTCCGTCTCCTGCATCCTCAACCCGAGGGCGGGAAGGGAGCTCGAGTTCCCGAAAAAAGAGGGGAAGGCGAAAAAGAAGCTGAAGGTCTTGATCGCCGGGGGAGGCCCAGCAGGGATGGAGTTTGCAGTCACGGCGGGATTGTTGGGACACGACGTCACGCTCTACGAGAAGGAATCGAGACTCGGCGGGCAGATAAACCTCGCCATGTCACCGCCGGGGAAGAGAGAGCTTATGAACATCATAGAGAGCTTCGAGAACAGGATGAAGAAGTTCGGCGTTGAGGTCAGGCTCGAAACGGAGCTTACCCCTGAGATGGTGAAAAAGTCGAACCCGGACGTACTGGTCGTCGCCACCGGCGCCGAGCCCATAGAGATCAAGGTCCCCGGAATAAACAAGCCCCACGTTATAAGCGCCTGGGACGTCCTGATGGACAGGGTGACGGAGATCGGGGACAATATCGTGATAATCGGGGGGAGCGCTACGGGTTGTGAGACCGCCCACTACATCGCCGCTATGGGAACCCCGGACGCCGACACCATGAGGTTTATCCTGTACCACAACGCCGAGGAGATCGAGTTTGCAAGGGAGCTTTTGTACAAGACCGGAAAGACGATAACCGTAATCGACATGGTCGAGAGGCTGGCCGAAAACGTGGGGAAGACATCGAGGTGGTCCCTCATGAAGAGCCTGAAGCTCCTGGGCGTAAACCTCAAGCCCAAGACGAAGCTCGTCGAGATCACCGACGACGCGGTTATTGTGGAGTCGAATAACAGACAGTACTCGATACCGGCGGACACCGTGATTACTGCGGTGGGGGCGAAGTCGGTGAGGAAGCTTATGGACGCGGTATCCGGAAATGACATCAAGGTGATAACGATAGGTGATGCAAAAGGGCCGAGGAAGATCACCGAGGCGGTTCAGGAGGGATTCGAGGAGGCGTACAATCTGTAG
- a CDS encoding YiiD C-terminal domain-containing protein, whose protein sequence is MIEERFRPAAEFAITSIEGIRRTGIKILEMKERYAKLLMPLEGNVNHINMMYAGSLFTIGEINGGIIHVCSFDVHKYVPIVKEINIRFRRPAFTDITVEVSMDKQEADRIQKEADDKGKADFEMELELKDAKGEVVSIVKGIWQIRQMPEGMVAPFPKT, encoded by the coding sequence GTGATTGAGGAAAGATTCAGGCCGGCCGCGGAATTCGCCATAACCAGCATCGAGGGAATAAGGAGAACCGGCATAAAGATCCTGGAGATGAAGGAGAGGTACGCAAAGCTCCTGATGCCCCTGGAGGGAAACGTCAACCACATCAATATGATGTACGCCGGGTCCCTCTTTACCATCGGGGAGATAAACGGGGGAATAATCCACGTATGCTCCTTTGACGTGCACAAGTATGTCCCGATCGTAAAGGAGATCAACATCCGCTTTCGCCGTCCCGCTTTTACCGACATCACGGTCGAGGTGTCGATGGACAAACAGGAGGCGGACAGGATCCAGAAGGAGGCGGATGATAAGGGAAAGGCCGATTTCGAGATGGAGCTGGAGTTGAAAGACGCCAAAGGCGAGGTCGTGTCGATCGTAAAGGGTATCTGGCAGATCCGCCAGATGCCGGAGGGAATGGTGGCCCCCTTTCCGAAGACATAA
- a CDS encoding enoyl-CoA hydratase/isomerase family protein, with translation MSENHVLGEKKGNIYYLTLNRPEKRNAITFDMLIDIAEKVESVVNDPEVRAIIVKGEGKLFSAGVDFNSLGMLVTRFMADSAAGGATIRSDIHKYQHYLNRLEAIEVPIICAIHERIFGMAVEFTLACDIRLMSDDCMWGMQELQIGVIPDLGGTARLCKQLGQQRAMEILMTGRMYDAETALKWGLVNHIFPKDQLLKEAENLAQEIAKTSPISVGAVKRIAKQGEGVNLMTQLDMEINLQSQILRSEDFKEGVQAKMERREPNWKRR, from the coding sequence ATGTCCGAAAACCACGTGCTCGGTGAAAAGAAGGGGAATATATATTACTTAACTCTCAACCGCCCCGAGAAGAGAAATGCCATCACGTTCGATATGCTGATCGACATCGCCGAAAAGGTCGAGAGCGTTGTAAATGATCCGGAGGTGAGGGCGATCATCGTCAAGGGGGAGGGAAAGCTATTCTCCGCCGGGGTCGATTTCAACTCCCTCGGGATGCTCGTGACGAGGTTTATGGCGGATTCGGCGGCTGGGGGTGCCACGATAAGGTCCGACATCCACAAGTACCAGCATTATCTCAACCGCCTCGAGGCGATAGAGGTGCCGATCATTTGCGCGATCCATGAGCGTATTTTCGGAATGGCCGTGGAGTTCACACTGGCATGCGACATAAGGCTTATGAGCGACGACTGCATGTGGGGAATGCAGGAGCTTCAGATCGGCGTTATCCCCGACCTTGGGGGAACGGCGCGCCTCTGCAAGCAGCTCGGCCAGCAGAGGGCGATGGAGATTCTGATGACGGGCAGGATGTACGACGCAGAGACCGCGCTGAAGTGGGGCCTCGTCAACCACATATTCCCCAAGGATCAGCTGCTAAAAGAGGCGGAAAACCTCGCCCAGGAAATCGCGAAGACGTCGCCCATCTCCGTGGGCGCGGTAAAGAGGATAGCCAAGCAGGGTGAGGGGGTGAATCTCATGACCCAGCTCGACATGGAGATAAACCTCCAGTCCCAGATATTGAGGTCGGAGGACTTCAAGGAGGGTGTGCAGGCAAAGATGGAGCGGAGGGAGCCGAACTGGAAGAGGAGGTAA
- a CDS encoding nitronate monooxygenase, producing the protein MFQTKITKMFGVKYPIFCGAMMWLSIPPLCAAISEAGGIGNLTAANYETEDEFRAAINEVRKLTDKPFMVGITILPSLRITGEHHAMYVKVCAEEKIAGVEISGAPLDRGLGMDAIESLKKANVKMFQKVGAVRHAVHAAKVGYDGIYAAGIEEGGHPLNDDVTTMLLTPRITEEVDIPVVTVGGIADGRSVAAALTLGAEGVMMASRFIATVECPCHNNIKNELLKRQEFDTTIFGQSIGLQGRALKSKVIEEVIEIEESGGGLEDLIPLISGQRIKEAWEKGNVDFAPLMVGQSIGLIKEIVTVKELLDRMAKEAVETLEKTSKKIVK; encoded by the coding sequence ATGTTCCAAACTAAGATAACCAAGATGTTCGGCGTTAAATATCCGATATTTTGCGGCGCCATGATGTGGCTATCCATTCCGCCCCTCTGCGCCGCAATCTCCGAGGCGGGAGGAATAGGAAATCTCACCGCCGCGAACTACGAAACGGAAGACGAATTTCGGGCCGCTATAAACGAGGTTAGGAAGCTGACCGACAAGCCGTTCATGGTCGGAATAACGATCCTCCCCTCTTTGAGGATTACCGGGGAGCACCACGCCATGTACGTGAAGGTCTGCGCCGAGGAGAAGATCGCAGGGGTCGAGATCTCCGGCGCCCCCCTGGACAGGGGGTTGGGGATGGACGCGATAGAGAGCCTAAAGAAGGCTAATGTCAAGATGTTTCAGAAGGTGGGTGCCGTCCGCCACGCCGTACACGCCGCAAAAGTGGGCTACGACGGTATATACGCGGCGGGAATCGAGGAGGGAGGTCACCCCTTGAACGACGACGTAACTACGATGCTCCTGACCCCGAGGATAACCGAAGAGGTGGATATCCCTGTGGTCACGGTGGGCGGGATAGCGGACGGACGCTCGGTTGCGGCGGCTCTTACCCTCGGTGCCGAGGGGGTTATGATGGCGAGCCGCTTCATCGCCACGGTGGAGTGTCCCTGCCATAATAATATAAAGAACGAGCTTTTGAAGAGACAGGAGTTCGACACCACAATATTCGGCCAGTCGATCGGCCTACAGGGAAGGGCCTTGAAGAGCAAGGTTATAGAAGAGGTGATCGAGATCGAGGAGTCTGGAGGCGGATTGGAAGATCTGATCCCATTGATCTCTGGGCAGCGTATCAAGGAGGCGTGGGAGAAAGGAAACGTGGATTTTGCGCCCCTGATGGTAGGTCAGTCGATAGGCCTTATAAAGGAGATCGTGACGGTCAAGGAGCTTCTCGACAGAATGGCGAAAGAGGCCGTGGAAACCCTTGAGAAGACAAGCAAGAAAATAGTAAAATAA